A genomic stretch from Edaphobacter aggregans includes:
- a CDS encoding CpsD/CapB family tyrosine-protein kinase, whose product MSRIFEALQRSEAERSEIDLTVVSEATEVLRRVERESALKWDTPGSSEQIDATKNSDREMLFGQSGKSPVGTTPGTHIGAKLWQVEERLDPFGQFQSLEISLTSQSRLVSLTDSGSPAAEALRLLGVRLRHLRRDRTLRKVLITSTIPQEGKSMIAANLACTLALRTQQRILVLEGDLRRPSLSRMFGLGRNPGLCEWLRGERSLTESIYHLEGQDLWILPAGSAPSNALELLQSGKLSELMDQLTVLFDWIIIDSPPVLPLADTSVWMRLADGILLITRQGTTERRQLKKGLEALEPRKLIGALVNSSKNAATSDYYYSPSTASRLNDASAE is encoded by the coding sequence ATGAGTCGCATATTTGAGGCGTTACAAAGATCGGAAGCCGAACGCTCTGAGATTGATTTGACAGTGGTGTCAGAAGCAACTGAAGTGCTGCGGCGCGTCGAACGTGAATCAGCATTGAAATGGGATACGCCAGGTTCGTCTGAACAGATTGATGCAACGAAAAACTCTGACCGTGAGATGTTGTTCGGCCAATCAGGGAAGTCGCCGGTAGGGACGACACCTGGAACTCATATAGGCGCCAAGCTTTGGCAGGTTGAAGAGCGGCTGGATCCGTTTGGCCAATTCCAATCCCTGGAGATTTCGCTTACTTCTCAAAGTCGACTGGTAAGTCTGACGGACAGCGGGAGTCCGGCGGCGGAAGCTCTCCGCCTTCTAGGGGTGCGGTTACGACATCTCCGGCGCGATCGGACGCTTAGGAAAGTGCTGATTACGAGCACAATTCCTCAAGAGGGCAAGAGCATGATTGCTGCTAACCTAGCTTGCACTCTCGCTCTAAGGACTCAACAAAGAATTTTAGTGTTGGAGGGAGATTTGCGGCGTCCGTCTTTATCGCGGATGTTCGGGCTCGGAAGGAATCCGGGCCTCTGTGAATGGCTGCGAGGCGAGCGCAGCTTGACGGAGAGTATCTACCATCTCGAAGGCCAGGATCTTTGGATATTGCCCGCAGGCAGTGCTCCCAGCAATGCACTGGAACTACTGCAATCGGGAAAATTATCTGAGCTGATGGATCAATTAACCGTGTTGTTTGATTGGATCATCATCGATTCTCCTCCCGTACTGCCTTTGGCTGACACAAGCGTCTGGATGCGGTTGGCAGACGGAATTCTTCTAATTACGCGTCAAGGAACCACAGAAAGGCGACAATTAAAGAAAGGACTCGAAGCGCTCGAGCCTAGAAAGTTGATCGGTGCGCTAGTGAATAGTTCAAAGAACGCGGCAACCAGTGACTACTACTACAGTCCTTCAACGGCTTCACGGTTGAACGACGCTTCGGCAGAATAA